The segment ATATcgttattttcaacaattctTTAGAAAATGGCATACGACGGAATTAAtgaaacatcctgtatattttatattttgctatacAAAGGAGAACAATGTGCGAATGTGGAGCGACTATTGAAAGCGTTCTGGGATTGCTTGATCTTCGCCGATCGATCGACTACCTTGCTGCTTGGTAATAGCATAATTGATACCCGTGTTTCGCAGATTATTCATAAACACGAATGTCCAAACTATGTCCAGACTACCTCGAGTGTGCTTTGAAACCTATGGTTTCAAAACAAACTTATACAATGCATGTACAGAATAGTTTATTTGACTACCAAAAATACCTCTCCTATTTTAAAcagtgaaaaaatattgaaccCAGAaggttttacaatttttaagttGCACGTCATACAGTAATCTCAGTTTTGTTGTTGGTAgaggtataaaataaatttaaaaatcaaatttacttttttgaatgtatgatgatttttttgataaaattctataaagcAAAAGAATTTCAAGGAAAAAAGTATTGACTACATGTATTTCAAAACTAATAgatttcgagatatttgacttttattttttttagcagtcacaatgtttaatttgtCCCACAATTGCGTATTTAGCCGATAAAATCAACACATGACGAAATAGCCTTAATGCCATTTATCCTGATAAGTGAATAAGGTGTTGAGGGTCAATTTTGTGACCACTTTATTTCCTCTAATCTAATATCACTTGACTTTTTTCCTCTGGGggacattaaaaaaaacatactaaCAGCAAGAAAAAACTACTGAAAATATAAGGCAATAAATTGTGGCAtgtgttataataaatctaaaaaataatgagacaCGCGCACGCttcatttaaagattacaATGCAAATGATTATCATTGCACgagcatttttataatatatacatagcattttattaaatataatataatatgatacatgtatagcattttattatattgaataaactAAAGGAACttgatatttcttatttttcctttttgctaatatttgaatatttaaggaattattaattttagagtACATCTAATGCGTCGTCTACAATGACAGCAAGTAGTACAGAGTACAGAATAAGCAGTAAGCAGTACGAAATGGGATTCGTTCATTTCGTCGGGAGTAACGATGCATAATactttttctctataaaattctattatcaGAAATTGtcattctattaaaaaaaataaataaatgaaatttgtttttcaaatcTTCTTTATATGTCTTCATCCATAACAAACTATATGATGTGCATTTTAAAACCGTTGAATCATCTAGCTTGAATCTTTTAAAGTAACAGAAATATCTCGGATAGACAGAATTAGTAAACCATTCTGTATATaatcatgataaaatatatttgctttaacTGTAACGAGAGAAAAACATGGGTGGAATTTGAATTAAGCCGTGAATcgtgtgtttatttatatgttatgtaCGTccgaattaaatttacaatttttccgCGGATTTTAGATGACGCATGAGTGTAAATCTACAGTTtttttagacaatttttttttatattatcgcatCGACAtacatattctattatttGGTGATGCAGCTtagtgaaaattttttttgcgcgCGAACAATGCATTGTGTTTGGAATCGGATTTTAAACGCGTAGAATGCACCGAAAATTTTTGTGGCGTCAGTCGTATAATATTGGTATTGGATTTACCTGTACAACGGAATATACAAATCATAACGTGAATGGGAAACGACCGGCAAAATGAATGCCCGACGAGGTTTACGAGGTCTCGATTATTCCATGTTACGTGTTGGCTGAATTATAAATTCGTTGTAGCGATATCCATTTGTTCCATATAAGATTTATCTTTTCTATACaccaaatatttacatatacatggtATGTTTTTTCGCATCAATTAATTGTACTGGTGTATAACAATAATTCCGGTGATAAAGTAACCCCAGAGGCTTtgtgtaaaagatatattgaatatttgcGCTATAGTACAGAGAATTTTCGTTCGTAAAAGTACggatagagaaagagacacaCATAGACAACGTTACTCGAACAATTGTGTCCGTGAATTCcgagcaattatttttagattgaaATCACCATTCGCCAATATGTATTTCTACGTCTATGGTAATTCAATCGTGGAAACGTTCGATTGTATTGGCATGTCAGAAACAGCCGACCTCGATTTTACTAAATCGGAGATATCACATAtcttaaaatcaatttatctaCAAAAATCGAGGAAACACACAGCAAATAGGTATGTGTGCGtgatttaaacttattttttaacttacgAATACATATGAAATACAAAACATTCAGTtgaaatttttgacatttcaaCGGCATGAAATGTGAAAAGGTAAAAGCGTAAGgtaagagaaatttaattgaaattatcgatAAACAATGCGCTTAATTAATACTGTTGACATAGAAAATTGAAGCCAGTGTTGCTCACAAGCCAATTAATTGCCGGTACTCTAATGAAACTAGATGAAAACTTCTCTGGAGGTACACACTTCGCATAACTCGATTCTCAACTGTCCCGGCTTGCAATCTATCGTTCTAAatgtttttgattaataagaCTTTGCCTCGACTCGTCGAAAGGGCGAAATCGCCGATTCCAGGAcgaattatcgaaattatcgTGGATTATGATTCACGCGGGATTCTGGACTTCGAACTCGAAATGAGAATCCGACGAGAGACTTTTGGATACACGATTCAATATTCTCGAGGGAAAATTGATAGTTCATTTACGATATTGGGATGTACGACGGGATTTACTATTGTTCTCTCTAAATTGTTCGAGTGTACTCGATGAGCTTTCAAGGGATTACAATCTACCGTCAGAGACTCTCTAGAGGCAACTCAGTGTCGTGTACACACAGACTGGCATATTAACACCTCGGCCGATCATttgtcatacatattccatgcTGCACAAACGAATATCTTCCTATCTCAATCAAGTAAACTTTGGAATATATCCATAAATCTCACGGAGCCTTCACATGTTTGTAGAGATTTCGTATGGATTATCTTGGGATTATCAGAGTGTAACACTTTACCGCCCAagatatgtacatttataatacttgtggtaaattaatatgttattaattttaaacgtcTGAAGAGTGATCCTTAGATCTCAAAATTTGAATCCGtcgaaacaatattaaattatgtccAAGTCTTCGGATCTGTATAATAATGGTACGATATTACATGCAATATTCAAGATAGCATTTGTATAATGAGGCAATACCCTAGACACTACATACGCCTGCATACGAAACGTGCAATTTGTCATTCTCAGCGTGGTGTATGCACTTACATCGTTCCATCAAAACGCTACCGCAGTGTCacgctatatgtatatgcattatacGATCTttcatttagaaaatattatctcgATGCATCCTCAGATCCATAATCCGATGCAACCGCATTAAGCGATATCGCTGTCTCGTGCAATTTTCATGATTGATGAGGATGCTGCGGATAATAGGCTCGTGCAGAGAGCTCACAGTGACTTTCGATCGTACAAGCGAATCCATTTCGCACGGGTACTTTCCTGTTAAGTTTAGTGCTGTATGATGGGATCTAGTAAAAAAGACGATGAAGTAAATCGTAAACGTAAAATGATTGAAGAGAAATAactttctacattttattcCGGCACGTGGCTGCAATAAATGACATGATTGCGTCATAATTCAACAATATTTTGTACGGTCCTTCTATGAATAGCAAAATGATCGAAAATTATGCGCGAATGACAAATGGCCTGTCTCATATAAATTGAAGATATTTAACGGCATTCGATGTGTTTGGCGTTTCATTGTCGAATCTGTACATCTCGTACGCTCGTTGAACATTTCCCGATAATTAGACTCGTGAGAATTCATTCCAAGCATCCGTTCGGGATTTGAGTAATAGGTAACTCGGGACTTGAGTAATTAGTTTCAACGAATAGTTCCACTACGGATGTGAATGTGATATAGTTatagttagaaaaaaattcttcttaaTTGATTGAGATATTACAttgaaatgaagaaaaatcttTACAGTAGTATCCCGATTTATTCTTAAATGGAATCAGTATGTTATCGCTAAAAAGTAGTGAATAATCATGATGCTCTTATTTCTAGATTTCTAAGTTAATCTAGCATTGCaagttaaaaaatctaattgaaAGTATCAGTTAGAGATAATGACTGTTTAGATggatgatattttaaaatcttataatattaaaatattattttaaaatgtacgttatacatatatttaaaaaattaaaatttttatattcttaaattatcttttttttgaaaataattctaatgaattaatattaagactTTTACGACAAATACTCATGTCATgtataatttcgattttttaaacaaatttatctagttaaaaatagtaattacaTAACTATAGTATGTGTAGAAGCTCTCAcaaaaaatagcaataaagtaaatagaaaaagttttaaaaaattacattttgcaagtatatacaattatttctgatttttcaGTGAAATCTCACTGTTACAAGTGAGACATATGACGAAGGAGTGTGCAAAGAGTATAAGTATTTCCACTAAAAATCAGTGAAATACTCGCTGATCTTCGAAATCTTGTTCGCTTTAATCAGTGATGTTTACTGATTCAGTTTAAGAGAGTGCTGTCGTCATAGTTTGACATTATATcggcatatttaattttgtttgctCAACACGCCCTGTGCATCGAATTACTTTGAAGGCATAAGATCTTAAATTGACTGGAGTATCGCGAAGTTTCCACCCGCTTTTGCATAATACATGTAAATGCGGCATCATTCTTGCTCCTTCACCGTCCCGTAATCTGGGAAGATGCAGAGCCTCTTTCTCATAAAACGCGACGCGATACCGACTTACGTAGCGTCTGGAATAACATACTCGCGTTGCATACGAGAATTTCCGGTTGAGCTGCATAGGCGAGATCCGCCATAGAACGATAGCGCAGATCCGAACTCATGAGTTTCCCTATTTGCGTCCCTCGAGGAAATCTTGTAAAGCAATCTCCTTTCCTCgtgaattataatagaattcgATAGAATGACGTTAACCTATTTTAGTCTTGTCGCGTGTCGAAACTTAAATTCTTTTGACGGTGTTTCGCGAGCAAATCTCATTTACAAAGGAATGATATTAACCGCAGTGCTAGCCAGCACGGGGTTTTACACAAATTCCTCTAGTTATCACAACAATACTGTCACGAACGTTAAATAGGTGCGCGCCACGTCAGCTAGAAAATCATGTCAACGCGTCCGGTACATGTACCTACATGTACTTCCGGGTCACATCCGCCCAATACATTTTCACCGAGAGACAACCTCGGCCGTGTAATTCGCTATACATTCCTATCCAGATATCTCTACGGTCTACGGGAATGTCACTGCCGGGTTCACTCGGAGCCAATTATAACTATGGATGTACGCATAAATCATTTGAAAGAATGTGCTcggaaaagaaatttacaatttttaatatttaaacaagaaataTGCGAATTTAGCAGAATTTATAGCTGCTTCGtccatataatataattatgaattatgaaTTATGGCATTTAACAGTGTAATTAcgatatctatataatttaattataaaaatattttttttctttatttttttaattattggtaatattttcatcgttgtatcattaatttacatttttcaaatgaaATTAGTATTATCATTGAGATCAAAAGGTTtccgttataaaaatataacattgagAACGTTAAAATCTCATTAAGATAAGAATGGATTAGTAGTAGTTATTATTGTCATATCAGTGAAATATTTCATGGGAaagcaaacaatattttcattgaaaatcATTGATTTTCCCTGAAATGTTGTCACTACTTTAATCTCAGTGATATTTTCACTGATTTAATTTCAGAGAGTAAGTCATTAAAGAATCTAGAACTACTATAACATATTGAAACGTTCTTAAAATCATTTacgataagaattttaatctatacgtaatacacatacatatcgCGTTCACATATATTGCATTCTCATCAGGTTCTCTCATGCTCTAAATATAACTCGCTATAAATAACGATATCACAAGCCACATATCTCTGTCAGTAAGATCACGAGAGTCAGGATTCGCCCGGGATTTTGTTCGCAGCATCGGAGCTACTCGAAATTCAATATCCATTGTATGGAGCATCCGGTGAGCTGCGTCTCGACAGGTGGACCAGTCACGAGGCTGCGACAGAACAGCGTGTTCGTGGGTTCGAGTACGTCGTTGCTACTGACCAGCCACGAGACGCCTCGACGCGCCAAAAGTGCGTTCGATCTGCAATCGTTGGTGCACGCGGAGTGCGCGGATGAAGAGGAACGCGACGATGACACTCTGAGGACCCTCCGATCCATAGGTGAGACGTCGCGGCTGGTGCAACGCGATCGACGACCCAGCGTTTATCAGTTCGACCGTATGGACGTTCTGGCGAGGCCGGCGTTGCAGCGGGATCGTGGCATGAGTATCTGTCAGTTCGATCGGACGGACGTTTTGGCGAGACCGGCGCTACAGCGGGATCGTGGCATGAGCATCTGTCACTTCGACAGGACGGATGTTCTGGCAAGGCCCACGCTGCAGCGAGATCGTGGTATGAGCATCTGTCACTTCGACCGGACGGACGTTCTGGCAAGGCCGACGCTGCAGCGCGATCGCGGCAACAGCGTCTGTCACTTTGACAGGACGGACGTTCTGGCGAGACCCACGTTTCCGTCCGGTAAATCCTTGCTGCGGGAGAGACGCGTTAGCGTGTGCAACTTTCTGGAAAGATACGAGGATGCGTACGGTAGGAATTCGTTGCAACGGGACCGACGGTTGAGCGTGAGTAATGTCGACAAGATCGAGACTCTGGGGAGATCCTTGTCGCCCAGGGACTTCCGCAGCAGCGTCAACAACTCGCTTGACAGCCGGCAAGACAGTCTCGCGAGATGTAGCGCGATCATAGAAAGGAACAGCTCCGTGCATCACTTTGATCGTCCGTCTTGCAGCAAGACGCCCGACGTCGTTCTCGGATACAAAGCGACGTGCGTTTAACCCGTGGACTACAACCTTCGGGACCGAGGAAATAACGCCATTAACGTTCTCTTACAACGGTCTCCAGTCCCGGGATCTATTTTGGACGAAATACGGCTGTGAAAATTCCTTTGGCTATTCGCTTAGTCTCTCTTGACAGCTTtatcatctatatttttttatattttttataagtttttctGAAAAAGAGCATCGACcttcaaatatattagttGCAAACTCCTACCAAAAATCCTTATCAAAGTAGGGTGCGCTAGCTATCGTCTTCTTCAACAGGATGTTACGGTTTCCCTCATTTCCTCTTTGATAAACGTCGATTTCGGGCTCGCTTCGCGAAAGAGAAGTCTTGTAGTCTGAGTCAAAGAGTCGTTTCGGGTCTGAAAATTCTCTCAcgtgtaaaaatatacgtCGGATCTTTAAAAATCCTGTGAAAATTGGAAGCGAGCTGATTCCGACACGCAATAGAAACGCGAACGACGAAGGGCGTTTTCCGTTGtactttttctctatttttctctttttttatttttgttgtattttttttcgctgAAGGGCTGGTAATGAAACCACCTACCGCGCTTCGATACGGCTCGCCTCATGAATGATACATGATGGAGATGGATTCGGCGGGAAAAGGCCGTTAAATTTCCGTTCGTTACTCGACGATTCGTTAACCGTATATATTTTCGACAATTCTGCGTCTCGAATAATGAAATCGTATAATTCTAAGGGACATAGCCGCGAGTATAACTGTTCCATAACGATTAAATACGTGCGCGGAATTATTGCGTACGAAATCGTTTTATCTTGAAGCAGCCCGGAATGTTTAATTCGCAAAGTCTAACGAGCAGAGTATAATTAATCCTAGAAAAAGGAGCTTTAAAAATTGATcgaccaatttttttttttttttttttttattcctgtctctctcttgctctctgTCTTTATGGTTGTAGGCATAATTATAGGCGGAGATctcctccctttctctctcttactctctTCCTCCTCGAAATGTAATCCACGTAGGAACAAACCGTTGAGATTACTCTATTCTTCTCGGAGATCTCGTATACACACTTTCTCTACTCGTaaacgtatgtatatacaggctCTCACAAATTGTCTGCACACGAAGCAGCATAAATCGCGCAATGGCGCGCTTCGTTCGTTCGATTTACGAAACTTGTCAACGTCATCGAGCATCAACACGACGAAAGAAACGACATATGCTCAgggattatttaaaaatttttactcgtCAGGAATAGTCTGTCACTCTAATATAGAATCATTAAACGCAGCAATTAGTTCACACAATTAATACGTTGATTGTCGCTGTACAATTAGATAACTTTGTCCCCGACCATCATATCAACGTGTATATCAGCTATTTTAATATGCTATTTATGtatagttacatatataattactatttgtatatataattatttttcatcaaaactcatgataaaatttgatattttctccTTTAAAAAATCAAGTCGAATTAACTTCGTATTCGGCAATCAACGTGTTAAACATCGTATTCAACAGAGCTTATTGATTTAAACGCTGTCGAATAGTTTAACGTAAAGTGTGCTCGTTAATCGCTCTTTGCAGccattaatttgcaaaatgcGTATTTCGCACCTGTTACGAGCGCATGTTTACGTTAACGCGTAACAGCCATTAAAATCTCATTGTTGTTGTTCAATACGTTTATGATTCTGTCTTTCGATTTAGCGGGAATATCATAATTCTCCGTCATTTAATGCTATCGTAAAGTACAAAAAGCGTTCAAACCATATATACCTATTCTAAAACCATCGTACGCAATAGAGAAACTAATACTTGCCGTCATATCCATGAATATCcgagttataatatataaacgaaatataatgacatattttgaataaatgatAGATTTACACGATATGTGATGCACGCATACGTACATactcgtacatatatatgtatatgcgcgGGAATTATATTGTCAGATATTTTCGGAGAGcctacatatttttatctgtcGAGATAAGACGAGTATTTCACTCTTAATAAGGTTACTTAGATCTAGTTTCTTCGATATCGGAGAATATATGAAACAAGATCTGCGTTCGGTGCTAGAAGGTTATTAGCAAGATTAATAGTCGTACAAGTGTTTATAGAACCTACGAAAGTAAGAAGATGATGTCACTTAAACCGATATGAATATTATCTCCTTTCAATCTGAAAGTCACGCTAAAAGAGAGTTAAaaggagaataaaaaatataataggcTCAATGTGGACGtttctcaatttattaaagactctttttctctctctctctctctctctctctctctctctctctttctgacagtttaattaagattgcaactaaaaaattatcatataaaaagaaaaagaagtaaGCATGCTTAATTTCGAGCAACacggagaaaataatttataataaaggaaGCTGTAAAATTCTCAtgcgcatttatatatatttatatatgtaaaactgAGATTGTGAATCCCTTCGTTAatgtatattactttaatttggCCTTGACATAATTGCACCAATTAAAGGACTGTCAACATTAAGGGGAAACATGCTTACGGTAATTAACACGTTGTTGTCTTAAACCGATCATTGATAATTATGAGATTATATActgttgtaaaataaaatatgtactacCTTGAGAAAGAAACATGTGTATTATTTGGCTATTAATcagattttttgaatatagTTAGCTCCTTCAGATCGAAATTCATTAACAAGGGGACCTTCTAATTAGTCAGTAATAAAACGTagattaatgagatataaatattatatatatgtagtcaTCTTCAGACCAAATATATaagctttaaatttaagactatacaatataatataaagattagtaaaaactatttatagATAACATTAATTTCGTGACTTCACATTTTGAAATGCATTCTAATAGAATGTTCTTACTTGAAACTTTCGACGATTCAGACTGTTCCAATCAAAAGAATTCTAAGAATGTGTGTATTTTTCATAGATGTCCGATAAGTCCGATAAATGTTAAgatgtaaaacttatatatgcatttttttgcacaaaaacgaagcaaaatagaaaaataatgcgTTAGATTTTATGttgttaaatttctcttttgacAAGCGATAACGtacatttgttttaaatatagatgttgccaaataattttaattatacagtaatgatagaaatatttctgGTATTACACTTGAGATTTGTTGAATATATTAGATGGTTTTATGTGTAAttagtttcttattttttcttatcctTATATACAAAGTTTTCAAGAAGGATACTATATCAAAGCATCACGTACGAATGAGATTAATGCTAGGCTTTGATATGATAGCATGAATGATTCAAGAGAACCTCGATTTACCCAGAACGACCGAATAAGCGAGATTTGGAATAAgaatgtttttattacatgaattAATATTGACGCATCTATATATCATACTATAAGCTGTGTTTtagacattaattttatttatatatataatcatatcatATTTcagagataatattatattactttatatttattatatgaagtaATTATAAACGTAAAACTCCGACTAATcgatatacttatattaattatcaatttttatttcctacAATTCTGTACAATTGTATGCGTTAGTTCGAACTATTTGAGTAATTTTTGTAGTAAGTTTTGTAAGTGTGCaacttgtatattaaattttgtaggGCAGTATAAGTTTATGAATATGTTATgactttttttacaataaatatttcaaacaatgTCTGAATAAAGGCCTTTATTtcttaaagaatatttctttctaaatttaatgGAGAAAAGTTTCTCCCTTGCGCGTTGCCATTGcgacaatttttcaaactcAGTCGCTAATAGATTAATTCCATCTCCGGATTATTCTATCTCCGTTATTATTTCCAAAGGACGCGAAATGACACGCCAGAGATAACGTGTCTGTGCGCTTTCATGAACAGCTGGGGAAAATTGTCCTATCGTTATTCGCGATAAAGTGCGGCGCAGCAATAAACAGTAATGCACAGTCTTCGTGGAGGAACCCCAGCGGTCCACGAAGGCTCTTCCGTTAACCGGAAATTTTCCTGAAAGCTCCCAATTTCGAAATATCCTGGCAGACCGCACTACGCCTATCGTACAATGATTATGAGACTCGTTATCCTTAAGCCTCTGGATTTTTAAAGAGACGAAGTAGGGCCGTTTTATTCGCGAAAGGCGCTCTCTTTTCCATCCAATTTTCCAAACTTtaaaattcagaaataaaCCTTTTTACGTTTACTGTATTTAATATAGTCACTgttttatcttatcttttgATAACTCGTTTATTTCTAACAGTTCAAACTTGTTTGTAATGTATTGACACCAAACTGTTTGCgctgaattttatattctagtTGACCAAGTTGTGTAACGAGGCTTAACTGAGAAAACTATCACAATTGAACTATCATTCCGTATTACACTTGGCATGATATTTCGATATCGATTGGACGTCGACGCCTGGATTACCTTACTAAACTATTTGAGCGCAAAGGAAACAGACGCCTCAACTGTGTTTAATACGACCTGTCAATATTATCGACGAAACGTcaacatatgtatttaaacaATGCATACAATATACGGTACTTTCTTCTATAACTTTAATCTGTCAcacttttaacttttattgtgAGATATCTTTCCAATGTATCATTGTATGCAGCAAACAAAACTGTAGTTAACCGAGGCGTGTTTTTGCTGCCTGAGAAACGCTCGTTACTTCCGCGCGATTCAGCGATTACGATTCTATGAAACACGTGAAACAGAAATGTTCGTGAGTATTAAAGTATGAgaagacaataaaaaaatatttattatattgtattgatattattttgtttatttagtttatttttaatttaaacatttaattttatctgttttCTTAAATGGATTACGTTAgcgagaaattgaaaaaaaaaatgtacttttttctctaaatttttgtcttaattaaaatttaaacttaaagTTTTCTCATTCGGCTGGCGTTAGCGCTTGGAGCCGTTTCATCTGAAgacttttatctatttatctcgCAGAAATTTAACGAATATTTCACATTCCGTGCTTGGGGAAGATAACACAGGCTGGCGGTAACACGTTGTGTGATTATCATTAGAGTTAACATTCTCGAGAAAATTTCTCCTCGCTGAGTAAAgctttaagaattttataacttaactttataacgaaataaataataaaacattggaACGCAGTAACTTATAATccttaatttactttatatcttAAGTTGCttaataatcgttttattaattttgtatatacgtaCTTcagaaattttgttaattattgcgaaagttgaatttgttattaattgacaaaaataaaaagaaaaatgtccCAGAGGGATGATCGATTTTTCTACAGTTACTTGAAAGTTTTTTTAGTTCTTTAACAGATGTATCAGCCGTAAGATCATCACAGATGTTTCGAATCGCACGTGACCCTGGAAGGATCGAGAGCTCACAAAATGTGTGGGCTTAACAAAATCAGCATCGGCACGTTCCACTTAAGACTGTTTGCCTTTTCTCACCGTTCTCAAACAAAGGAAACTAGGACAACTATTTCATTGTTGTGGTTTGCAGCTAAAGGaaataaggaaaataaaaCGAAGCGTCTCGGTGGAGGCAGGCGAACGCAGACGAGATGAGGGACTCGTGAAGAAATGAGATAACAATCCGCTAGCAGCTATCAAAAGTTTCGTTGCGACAGGACGCAAAACAGCGACTGGAAAGAAGGTATCCCAGAAGATTTCGTTTTCTGAAAGGTAAGACTTTTTTCGTTAAATGTCGTGCattttatgaaacttttattaaactttttccaAACTCTTCTGcaacgaaaaagaaaaggatacTGAAATGTATTAGTagaaactttttctttatttaataaatactttttctttatttaattaatatttatatgtatattatttgtaatattatttttcgtagccttatatgaaaagatatgtatctattgtttattatttatattttaaaaattattatatattttttttttctctttttatatcatttttggataacaaatttaaaaaattatttaatatttttgatttcgtaatatattttattagctaAAGCTTAATCTAGATAAAAGCTTAACCTagataaaagttttctttGCATGTATACGCCAAGTTCTTATCATTACAATCAtgcaaatatt is part of the Anoplolepis gracilipes chromosome 2, ASM4749672v1, whole genome shotgun sequence genome and harbors:
- the LOC140663115 gene encoding uncharacterized protein; amino-acid sequence: MSSELEAATELNSTFPDGTGAVVVRAEEALIVILVLVLWVAAIALFFNRWGKIRMLEPYQPKFQQQHRQSCSVVDPTPLQHRSYSKFNIHCMEHPVSCVSTGGPVTRLRQNSVFVGSSTSLLLTSHETPRRAKSAFDLQSLVHAECADEEERDDDTLRTLRSIGETSRLVQRDRRPSVYQFDRMDVLARPALQRDRGMSICQFDRTDVLARPALQRDRGMSICHFDRTDVLARPTLQRDRGMSICHFDRTDVLARPTLQRDRGNSVCHFDRTDVLARPTFPSGKSLLRERRVSVCNFLERYEDAYGRNSLQRDRRLSVSNVDKIETLGRSLSPRDFRSSVNNSLDSRQDSLARCSAIIERNSSVHHFDRPSCSKTPDVVLGYKATCV